The following coding sequences are from one Streptomyces sp. V3I7 window:
- a CDS encoding alpha/beta fold hydrolase: protein MTDPATPSVERLVVPGGIEVTHRDVAANGARFHIAEVGDGPLVMLLHGFPQFWWTWRHQLAALADAGFRAVAMDLRGVGGSDRTPRGYDPANLALDVTGVIRSLGEPDAALVGHDLGGYLAWTAATMRPKLVRRLAVVSMPHPRRWRAAMLRDARQTAASSYIWGFQRPWIPERQLTADDGALVGRLIREWSGPRPLEDEAIETYQRAMCIPSTAHCSIEPYRWMVRSLARPDGFLFSRRMKRPVRVPTLHLHGSLDPVMRTRSAAGSGEYVEAPYRWRLFDGLGHFPHEEDPVAFSTELINWLKDPEPDR from the coding sequence ATGACGGATCCCGCCACTCCTTCGGTCGAACGCCTCGTCGTCCCCGGAGGAATCGAGGTAACGCACCGGGACGTCGCCGCCAACGGTGCCCGCTTCCACATCGCCGAGGTGGGCGACGGCCCACTGGTCATGCTGCTGCACGGCTTCCCGCAGTTCTGGTGGACCTGGCGCCACCAGCTGGCGGCGCTGGCGGACGCGGGGTTCCGGGCGGTGGCGATGGACCTGCGGGGCGTGGGCGGCAGCGACCGTACGCCGCGCGGCTACGACCCGGCCAACCTCGCCCTCGACGTCACCGGCGTCATCCGCTCCCTCGGTGAGCCGGACGCCGCGCTGGTGGGGCACGACCTGGGCGGCTATCTGGCGTGGACGGCCGCCACGATGCGCCCGAAGCTCGTACGGCGGCTCGCGGTGGTCTCGATGCCGCACCCCCGGCGCTGGCGTGCGGCGATGCTGCGGGACGCCCGGCAGACGGCCGCGAGCTCCTACATCTGGGGGTTCCAGCGGCCCTGGATCCCGGAGCGGCAGCTCACCGCGGACGACGGCGCGCTGGTGGGCCGGCTGATCCGGGAGTGGTCGGGCCCGCGGCCGCTGGAGGACGAGGCGATCGAGACGTACCAGCGGGCGATGTGCATTCCGTCGACCGCGCACTGCTCGATCGAGCCGTACCGCTGGATGGTGCGGTCGCTGGCGCGGCCGGACGGCTTCCTGTTCAGCCGCCGGATGAAGCGGCCGGTGCGGGTGCCGACGCTGCATCTGCACGGCTCGCTGGACCCGGTGATGCGGACGCGCAGCGCGGCCGGCTCGGGCGAGTACGTCGAGGCGCCGTACCGCTGGCGGCTGTTCGACGGGCTGGGGCACTTCCCGCATGAGGAGGACCCGGTCGCTTTCTCCACCGAACTGATCAACTGGCTGAAAGACCCCGAACCCGATCGGTGA
- the nhaA gene encoding Na+/H+ antiporter NhaA: MTRPRSTAPVRTFFGRLSLPERTFLADALRAETVGGVLLLIAAIAALVWANIPALHGAYESVSHFRFGPAALGLDLSVAHWAADGLLAVFFFVAGIELKRELVAGDLRDPRAAVLPVVAALCGMAVPALVCTLTAVAGGGSARGWAVPTATDIAFALAVLAVIGTSLPSALRAFLLTLAVVDDLFAILIIAVFFTDRIDFAALGGAVLALAVFWLLLRKGVRGWYVYVPLALVVWALMYNSGVHATIAGVAMGLMLRCTTRTGEERSPGERVEHLVRPLSAGLAVPLFALFSAGVSVSGGSLADVFAKPETLGVVLGLVVGKTVGIFGGTWLTVRFTRASLSDELAWADVAAVAVLGGVGFTVSLLIGELAFEGDAVLTDEVKAAVLTGSLIAAVCATVLLKIRDTKYRRLCADEERDDDLDGIPDVYEQDDPAYHLRMARIHDSKAAEHRRIAAEMTAARRESAPEEAADERKTVADTAAAARHVRAQGPGRAGEEGDRPA, from the coding sequence GTGACCCGGCCCCGTTCCACCGCCCCCGTCCGCACGTTCTTCGGGCGGCTGTCGCTCCCCGAACGCACCTTCCTCGCGGACGCGCTGCGCGCGGAGACGGTGGGCGGTGTACTGCTGCTGATAGCCGCGATCGCCGCCCTGGTCTGGGCGAACATCCCCGCGCTGCACGGCGCCTACGAGAGCGTCAGCCACTTCCGCTTCGGCCCCGCGGCCCTCGGCCTGGACCTGTCCGTCGCGCACTGGGCCGCCGACGGGCTGCTGGCGGTGTTCTTCTTCGTCGCCGGGATCGAGCTCAAGCGCGAGCTCGTCGCCGGTGATCTGCGCGACCCCAGGGCCGCCGTGCTGCCCGTCGTCGCGGCGCTGTGCGGGATGGCCGTACCGGCGCTCGTCTGCACCCTCACCGCCGTCGCCGGCGGCGGCTCGGCGCGCGGCTGGGCGGTGCCGACCGCCACCGACATCGCCTTCGCCCTGGCCGTGCTCGCGGTCATCGGTACGTCGCTGCCGAGCGCCCTGCGCGCCTTCCTGCTGACCCTCGCCGTCGTCGACGACCTGTTCGCGATCCTGATCATCGCCGTGTTCTTCACGGACCGCATCGACTTCGCCGCGCTCGGCGGCGCCGTCCTCGCCCTCGCCGTCTTCTGGCTGCTGCTGCGCAAGGGCGTGCGCGGCTGGTACGTGTACGTCCCGCTCGCGCTCGTCGTCTGGGCGCTGATGTACAACAGCGGCGTCCACGCGACGATCGCGGGCGTGGCCATGGGCCTGATGCTGCGCTGCACCACCCGCACGGGCGAAGAGCGCTCGCCGGGCGAGCGCGTCGAGCACCTGGTGCGCCCGCTGTCGGCGGGGCTCGCCGTACCGCTGTTCGCGCTGTTCAGCGCGGGTGTGTCGGTGTCGGGCGGGTCACTCGCGGACGTGTTCGCCAAGCCGGAGACGCTGGGCGTGGTGCTGGGGCTGGTCGTCGGCAAGACGGTCGGCATCTTCGGCGGGACCTGGCTGACCGTCCGCTTCACCCGGGCCTCGCTCAGCGACGAACTGGCCTGGGCGGACGTCGCCGCGGTCGCCGTACTCGGCGGTGTCGGCTTCACCGTCTCCCTGCTCATCGGCGAACTCGCCTTCGAGGGCGACGCGGTGCTGACGGACGAGGTCAAGGCGGCCGTGCTGACCGGCTCGCTCATCGCGGCCGTCTGTGCGACGGTGCTGCTGAAGATCCGCGACACCAAGTACCGCCGCCTGTGCGCGGACGAGGAACGGGACGACGACCTCGACGGCATCCCGGACGTCTACGAGCAGGACGATCCGGCGTACCACCTGCGCATGGCGCGGATCCACGACAGCAAGGCCGCCGAACACCGGAGGATCGCCGCCGAGATGACCGCCGCACGCCGCGAGTCCGCCCCCGAAGAAGCCGCGGACGAACGGAAAACCGTCGCGGACACGGCCGCCGCGGCGCGCCACGTGCGTGCCCAAGGGCCGGGCAGGGCAGGCGAGGAAGGCGACCGTCCGGCATGA
- a CDS encoding SulP family inorganic anion transporter, with product MSACVPIRLRSLAVLARAAGLPTAVPARTKRPHPPDSPPPTPPRRFRVAGADVSASVAVFLIALPLSLGIALATGAPLQAGLVAAAVGGIVAGRLGGAPLQVSGPAAGLTVVTADLIQRYGWRTTCGITVLAGLAQLGLGCLRVARSALAVSPAIVHGMLAGIGVTIAVAQLHVVLGGTPQSSVIANVLALPGQLVRLHPGAVSVSLLTLAVLLAWPRVPGRVGRAVRKVPAPLVAVMAATALAALSGLHVARVDLPSWSHHALPQLPEGPVPGIAGAVLTITLVASVESLLSAVAVDKLATARGGPRVPRADLDRELRGQGAANIVSGALGGLPVTGVAVRSAANVRSGAMSRNSTMLHGVLVVVAALLMAPILDLIPLASLAALVMAVGIQMVSLHHIRTVTRHRELLVYAATALGVVVLGVLEGVALGVAMAVALALHRLTRTRITHATEGGTHHVQVQGQLTFLAVPRLSRTLHLVPQGAHVVVELDGSFMDHAAYESLQDWQNAHTAQGGTVELTGHRTGHDLAELTASTECRCRPWTPWRNHQCEAPSGGERISRSAVTRDAGDVQSPSRSASSGTDSQVRPTSDTNSADGSGRYELAHGISAFQRNTAPLVRGELARLAREGQQPSQLFLACADSRLVTSMITSSGPGDLFVVRNVGNLVPLPGEESDDSVAAAIEYAVDVLKVRSITVCGHSGCGAMQALLDSGPGGAATPLTRWLRHGQPSLNRMTDAGRRSVRLAGRPATDAAERLCLTNVVQQLEHLRTHGSVARALARGELKLHGMYFHVGEAQAYLLGGAAEDGVFEQVTGVEEVASPA from the coding sequence ATGTCAGCCTGCGTTCCTATCCGGCTCCGAAGCCTCGCCGTCCTCGCCCGAGCCGCCGGTCTCCCCACCGCCGTCCCGGCCCGGACGAAGCGCCCCCACCCACCGGACAGCCCGCCCCCGACGCCGCCCCGCCGCTTCCGTGTCGCGGGCGCCGACGTCTCCGCGTCGGTCGCGGTCTTCCTGATCGCCCTGCCCCTGTCCCTCGGTATCGCCCTCGCCACCGGCGCTCCCCTCCAGGCCGGCCTGGTGGCCGCGGCCGTCGGCGGGATCGTCGCGGGACGGCTCGGCGGTGCTCCCCTCCAGGTCAGCGGCCCAGCCGCCGGACTCACGGTCGTCACCGCCGATCTGATCCAGCGATACGGGTGGCGTACGACCTGCGGCATCACGGTGCTCGCCGGGCTCGCGCAACTGGGGCTGGGCTGCCTGCGCGTGGCCCGCTCCGCGCTCGCCGTCAGCCCCGCCATCGTGCACGGGATGCTCGCCGGCATCGGTGTCACCATCGCCGTCGCCCAGCTGCACGTCGTCCTGGGCGGCACGCCGCAGAGCTCCGTCATCGCCAACGTCCTCGCACTACCGGGTCAGTTGGTCCGCCTGCACCCGGGCGCCGTGTCGGTCAGCCTCCTGACCCTGGCGGTGCTGCTCGCGTGGCCCCGCGTTCCGGGGCGCGTGGGGCGGGCGGTGCGGAAGGTTCCGGCACCGCTGGTCGCGGTCATGGCCGCCACGGCACTGGCCGCGCTGAGCGGACTGCACGTGGCCCGTGTCGACCTGCCCTCCTGGTCCCACCACGCACTTCCGCAGCTCCCCGAGGGTCCGGTGCCGGGCATCGCGGGGGCCGTGCTCACCATCACCCTGGTCGCCAGTGTCGAGTCCCTCCTGTCCGCCGTGGCCGTCGACAAACTGGCCACCGCCCGCGGCGGGCCACGCGTGCCGCGAGCCGATCTGGACCGCGAACTCCGAGGTCAGGGCGCCGCCAACATCGTGTCCGGAGCGCTCGGCGGCCTGCCCGTCACCGGCGTCGCGGTCCGCAGCGCGGCAAATGTGCGATCCGGTGCCATGAGCCGGAACTCCACGATGCTGCACGGCGTTCTCGTAGTAGTCGCCGCGCTGCTGATGGCTCCGATCCTGGACCTGATCCCGCTCGCCTCACTCGCCGCTCTGGTGATGGCCGTCGGCATCCAGATGGTGTCCCTGCACCACATCCGCACGGTGACCCGCCACAGAGAACTGCTGGTGTACGCCGCCACCGCACTCGGCGTGGTGGTCCTGGGCGTCCTGGAGGGCGTGGCGCTCGGGGTCGCCATGGCCGTCGCCCTCGCCCTGCACCGCCTCACCCGCACCCGGATCACGCACGCAACGGAGGGAGGAACGCATCACGTACAGGTACAAGGACAGCTGACATTCCTCGCGGTGCCCCGGCTCAGCCGGACCCTGCATCTCGTACCCCAAGGCGCCCACGTCGTCGTGGAGTTGGACGGGTCGTTCATGGACCACGCGGCGTACGAGTCACTGCAGGACTGGCAGAACGCGCACACCGCGCAGGGAGGCACCGTCGAACTGACCGGCCACCGCACCGGTCACGACCTCGCTGAGCTGACGGCTTCCACGGAGTGCCGCTGCCGTCCGTGGACACCGTGGCGCAACCATCAGTGCGAGGCGCCGTCCGGCGGTGAGCGGATCAGTCGATCGGCCGTTACTCGCGACGCCGGTGACGTCCAGTCACCTTCGCGCTCGGCGTCATCCGGTACAGATTCACAGGTCAGACCAACATCGGACACCAACTCCGCCGACGGCTCCGGCCGCTATGAACTGGCCCACGGCATCAGCGCGTTCCAGCGGAACACGGCTCCGCTGGTGCGCGGGGAGCTGGCGCGGTTGGCGCGGGAGGGGCAGCAGCCGTCCCAGCTGTTCCTCGCCTGCGCCGACTCGCGGCTGGTCACCTCGATGATCACCTCCAGTGGTCCGGGCGACCTGTTCGTGGTGCGCAACGTCGGCAACCTGGTGCCACTGCCGGGCGAGGAGAGCGACGACTCGGTCGCGGCCGCGATCGAGTACGCGGTGGACGTACTGAAGGTGCGGTCCATCACGGTGTGCGGGCACTCCGGGTGCGGGGCGATGCAGGCGCTGCTCGACTCCGGGCCCGGGGGCGCGGCGACGCCACTGACGCGGTGGTTGCGGCACGGACAGCCGAGCCTGAACCGGATGACGGACGCCGGCCGGCGCTCGGTGCGGCTGGCCGGGCGGCCCGCCACGGACGCGGCGGAGCGGCTCTGCCTGACCAACGTCGTCCAGCAGTTGGAGCATCTGCGCACCCATGGCTCGGTGGCGCGCGCGCTGGCGAGGGGTGAGCTGAAGCTGCACGGGATGTACTTCCATGTGGGCGAGGCGCAGGCGTATCTGCTCGGCGGGGCTGCGGAGGATGGGGTGTTCGAGCAGGTGACGGGCGTGGAGGAGGTCGCGAGCCCGGCGTGA
- a CDS encoding MarP family serine protease → MNVLDILLLAAAVWFAIVGYRQGFVVGILSVIGFLGGGLVAIYALPVIWDWLTGNAEVSTTAAVVAVIVVIVCASVGQALTTHLGNKLRRYITWSPARALDATGGALVNVVAMLLVAWLIGSALAGTTLPTLGKEVRSSKVLLGVSQAMPTQADTWFADFSTVLAQNGFPQVFSPFANEPITDVRPPDPALAGSPVARHAQKSIVKVMGTAQSCGKVLEGSGFVFADRRVMTNAHVVGGVDEPTVQIGGEGRKYDAKVVLYDWRRDIAVLDVPDLEARPLRFSTTDAASGNGAIVAGFPENGSYDVRAARVRGRITANGPDIYHRGTVRRDVYSLYATVRQGNSGGPLLTPAGQVYGVVFAKSLDDADTGYALTADEIQQDITTGRTANQQVGTDSCAL, encoded by the coding sequence GTGAATGTGCTGGACATCCTGCTGCTCGCCGCCGCCGTGTGGTTCGCGATCGTCGGCTACCGCCAGGGCTTCGTCGTCGGCATCCTGTCGGTGATCGGCTTCCTGGGCGGCGGACTCGTCGCCATCTACGCGCTGCCCGTCATCTGGGACTGGCTGACCGGCAACGCGGAGGTCAGCACCACCGCCGCCGTCGTCGCCGTGATCGTCGTCATCGTCTGCGCCTCCGTCGGCCAGGCCCTGACCACACACCTCGGCAACAAGCTGCGCCGCTACATCACCTGGTCACCGGCCCGCGCTCTCGACGCGACCGGCGGCGCCCTCGTCAACGTCGTCGCCATGCTCCTGGTCGCCTGGCTGATCGGCTCGGCCCTGGCCGGGACGACCCTGCCGACCCTCGGCAAGGAGGTCCGCAGCTCCAAGGTCCTCCTCGGCGTCTCCCAGGCCATGCCCACGCAGGCCGACACCTGGTTCGCGGACTTCTCCACCGTCCTCGCCCAGAACGGCTTCCCGCAGGTCTTCAGCCCCTTCGCCAACGAGCCGATCACCGACGTCCGCCCGCCGGACCCGGCCCTCGCGGGCAGCCCCGTCGCGCGGCACGCCCAGAAGTCCATCGTCAAGGTCATGGGCACCGCCCAGAGCTGCGGCAAGGTCCTGGAGGGCAGCGGCTTCGTCTTCGCCGACCGCCGCGTCATGACCAACGCGCACGTCGTCGGCGGCGTCGACGAACCCACCGTGCAGATAGGCGGCGAGGGCCGCAAGTACGACGCCAAGGTCGTCCTCTACGACTGGCGGCGCGACATCGCCGTCCTCGACGTACCGGACCTCGAGGCGCGCCCCCTGCGCTTCTCGACGACCGACGCGGCGAGCGGCAACGGCGCGATCGTCGCGGGCTTCCCCGAGAACGGGTCGTACGACGTCCGTGCCGCGCGCGTGCGCGGCCGCATCACCGCCAACGGCCCGGACATCTACCACCGCGGCACCGTCCGCCGCGACGTCTACTCGCTGTACGCGACCGTCCGCCAGGGCAACTCCGGCGGTCCGCTGCTCACGCCCGCAGGCCAGGTCTACGGCGTGGTCTTCGCGAAGTCCCTGGACGACGCCGACACCGGCTACGCGCTCACGGCGGACGAGATCCAGCAGGACATCACCACGGGACGCACGGCCAACCAGCAGGTGGGCACGGACAGCTGCGCCCTGTAG
- a CDS encoding phage holin family protein — MSAPQGSPVGAEHSIGQLFASATTEMSALVHDEIALAKLQLKQDVKRGATSGGAFMAALVILVFSLPMLNFALAYGIRTWSHWNMALCFLLSFAANVLLAALLALIGLAFAKKAKKSRAPQKVAASVKESANVLQKAKPHPRQGVAEHRALEPAEDVARSSS, encoded by the coding sequence ATGAGCGCACCCCAGGGCAGCCCGGTTGGCGCCGAACACAGCATCGGACAGCTGTTCGCCTCGGCGACGACCGAGATGTCGGCGCTGGTGCACGACGAGATCGCGCTGGCCAAGCTCCAGCTCAAGCAGGACGTCAAGCGCGGCGCGACGAGCGGCGGCGCGTTCATGGCGGCCCTCGTGATCCTGGTGTTCTCCCTGCCGATGCTCAACTTCGCGCTGGCGTACGGCATCAGGACCTGGAGCCACTGGAACATGGCGCTCTGCTTCCTGCTGTCGTTCGCGGCGAACGTGCTGCTCGCCGCGCTCCTCGCGCTGATCGGACTGGCCTTCGCGAAGAAGGCCAAGAAGAGCCGGGCCCCGCAGAAGGTCGCGGCGTCCGTGAAGGAGAGCGCGAACGTGCTGCAGAAGGCCAAGCCGCACCCCCGCCAGGGCGTCGCCGAGCACCGTGCCCTCGAGCCCGCCGAGGATGTGGCACGCTCATCGTCATGA
- a CDS encoding CoA pyrophosphatase, whose translation MTHTSDTQDEPVVLSKEGLPGWLDPVVHAVETVEPLQLSRFLPPENGAGRQSAVLILFGEGERGPELLLMERAGSLRSHAGQPSFPGGALDPEDGDPAADGPLRAALREAEEETGLDPSGVQLFGVLPKLYIPVSEFVVTPVLGWWRKPSPVGVVDPGETARVFTVPVADLTDPANRATTVHPSGHRGPAFLVESALVWGFTAGIIDRLLHYAGWELPWDRDKQVPLDWRS comes from the coding sequence ATGACGCACACGAGCGACACCCAGGACGAGCCTGTGGTGCTGAGCAAGGAGGGCCTGCCCGGCTGGCTCGACCCGGTCGTGCACGCCGTGGAGACGGTCGAGCCGCTCCAGCTCAGCCGCTTCCTGCCGCCCGAGAACGGCGCCGGACGGCAGTCCGCCGTGCTGATCCTCTTCGGCGAGGGCGAGCGCGGCCCCGAACTGCTCCTCATGGAGCGCGCCGGCTCGCTGCGCTCCCACGCCGGCCAGCCCTCCTTCCCCGGCGGCGCCCTCGACCCCGAGGACGGCGACCCGGCGGCCGACGGCCCGCTGCGGGCCGCCCTGCGCGAGGCCGAGGAGGAGACCGGCCTCGACCCCTCCGGCGTCCAGCTCTTCGGCGTGCTGCCCAAGCTGTACATCCCGGTCAGCGAGTTCGTCGTCACGCCCGTGCTCGGCTGGTGGCGCAAGCCGAGCCCCGTCGGTGTCGTCGACCCGGGCGAGACCGCCCGCGTCTTCACGGTCCCCGTGGCGGATCTCACGGACCCCGCCAACCGGGCCACCACCGTCCACCCCAGCGGCCACAGAGGCCCGGCATTCCTGGTCGAATCAGCCCTCGTATGGGGCTTCACCGCGGGAATCATCGACCGCCTGCTGCACTACGCGGGCTGGGAACTGCCCTGGGACCGCGACAAGCAGGTCCCACTCGACTGGCGGTCATGA
- the nth gene encoding endonuclease III, which translates to MGEQSSGNAKKAAKAVKKGAPSKAAPATGSTRAKAAGKAASRTASQVVREAAAKPPRNESRTALVRRARRINRELAEVYPYAHPELDFDNPFQLLVATVLSAQTTDLRVNQTTPALFAKYPTPEDLAAANPEEVEEILRPCGFFRAKTRSVIGLSKALVEEFGGEVPGRLEDLVKLPGVGRKTAFVVLGNAFGRPGITVDTHFQRLVRRWQWTDATDPDKIEAAVGSLFPKSDWTDLSHHVIWHGRRICHARKPACGACPIAPLCPAYGEGETDPEKARKLLKYEKGGFPGQRLKPPQSYLDAGGKPAPPLGAA; encoded by the coding sequence GTGGGCGAACAGAGCTCCGGCAACGCGAAGAAAGCGGCGAAAGCTGTGAAAAAGGGTGCCCCCTCGAAGGCTGCTCCGGCCACCGGATCCACCCGCGCGAAGGCCGCCGGCAAGGCTGCCTCCAGGACAGCTTCGCAGGTCGTCCGCGAAGCCGCCGCGAAACCTCCCCGGAACGAGTCGCGCACCGCCCTCGTCCGCCGGGCCCGCCGCATCAACCGCGAGCTCGCCGAGGTGTACCCCTACGCCCACCCCGAGCTGGACTTCGACAACCCCTTCCAGCTCCTGGTCGCCACGGTGCTGTCCGCCCAGACCACCGACCTGAGGGTCAATCAGACGACCCCGGCGCTCTTCGCGAAGTACCCGACCCCCGAGGACCTGGCCGCGGCCAACCCCGAGGAGGTCGAGGAGATCCTCCGCCCGTGCGGCTTCTTCCGCGCCAAGACCAGGTCGGTCATAGGGCTGTCCAAGGCCCTGGTCGAGGAGTTCGGCGGCGAGGTCCCCGGCCGGCTGGAGGACCTCGTCAAGCTGCCCGGCGTCGGCCGCAAGACCGCCTTCGTCGTCCTCGGCAACGCCTTCGGACGACCCGGGATCACCGTGGACACCCACTTCCAGCGGCTCGTACGGCGCTGGCAGTGGACCGACGCGACCGACCCCGACAAGATCGAGGCGGCCGTCGGCTCGCTCTTCCCCAAGAGCGACTGGACGGACCTCTCGCACCACGTGATCTGGCACGGGCGCCGGATCTGCCACGCCCGCAAGCCCGCCTGCGGCGCCTGCCCCATCGCCCCGCTCTGCCCGGCGTACGGCGAGGGCGAGACCGACCCGGAGAAGGCCAGGAAGCTGCTCAAGTACGAGAAGGGCGGCTTCCCGGGCCAGCGCCTGAAGCCCCCGCAGTCCTACCTCGACGCGGGCGGGAAGCCCGCGCCTCCCCTGGGGGCCGCGTGA
- the acs gene encoding acetate--CoA ligase: protein MSNESLANLLKEERRFAPPAELATDANVTAEAYEQAKADRLGFWAEQAGRLAWAVEPTETLDWSNPPFAKWFKDGRLNVAYNCVDRHVEAGNGDRVAIHFEGEPGDSRAITYAELKDEVSKAANALQELGVQAGDRVAIYMPMIPETAIAMLACARIGAPHSVVFGGFSADALATRIQDADAKVVITADGGYRRGKPSALKPAVDDAVTRVDNVEHVLVVRRTGQDVAWNDERDVWWDEIVGRQPAEHTPEAFEAEHPLFILYTSGTTGKPKGILHTSGGYLTQTSYTHHAVFDLKPESDVFWCTADVGWVTGHSYIVYGPLANGATQVMYEGTPDTPHQGRFWEIVQKYGVTILYTAPTAIRTFMKWGDDIPAKFDLSSLRLLGSVGEPINPEAWIWYRKHIGADSTPVVDTWWQTETGAIMISPLPGVTETKPGSAQRPLPGIAATVVDDEGHEVPNGGGGYLVLTEPWPSMLRTIWGDDQRFLDTYWSRFEGRYFAGDGAKKDEDGDIWLLGRVDDVMLVSGHNISTTEVESALVSHPSVAEAAVVGAVDETTGQAIVAFVILRGSASEGENLVGDLRDHVGATLGPIAKPKRILPVAELPKTRSGKIMRRLLRDVAENRQLGDVTTLTDSTVMEFIQAKLPAAPSED, encoded by the coding sequence GTGAGCAACGAAAGCCTGGCCAACCTGCTGAAGGAAGAGCGCAGGTTCGCGCCACCCGCCGAGCTGGCCACGGACGCCAACGTCACGGCGGAGGCGTATGAGCAGGCCAAGGCTGACAGGCTCGGCTTCTGGGCCGAGCAGGCCGGGCGACTGGCCTGGGCCGTGGAGCCGACCGAGACGCTGGACTGGTCGAACCCGCCGTTCGCGAAGTGGTTCAAGGACGGCCGGCTCAACGTCGCGTACAACTGCGTGGACCGGCACGTGGAGGCCGGGAACGGCGACCGGGTCGCCATTCACTTCGAGGGCGAGCCCGGCGACAGCCGTGCGATCACCTACGCCGAGCTGAAGGACGAGGTCTCCAAGGCCGCGAACGCCCTGCAGGAGCTGGGAGTTCAGGCCGGAGACCGGGTCGCGATCTACATGCCGATGATCCCCGAGACGGCGATCGCGATGCTCGCCTGCGCCCGGATCGGCGCCCCGCACTCGGTGGTCTTCGGCGGCTTCTCGGCGGACGCGCTCGCGACGCGTATCCAGGACGCCGACGCCAAGGTCGTCATCACGGCCGACGGCGGCTACCGGCGCGGCAAGCCGTCCGCGCTGAAGCCGGCCGTGGACGACGCGGTCACGCGCGTGGACAACGTGGAGCACGTGCTCGTCGTGCGGCGCACCGGCCAGGACGTGGCCTGGAACGACGAGCGCGACGTGTGGTGGGACGAGATCGTCGGGCGGCAGCCGGCGGAGCACACGCCGGAGGCGTTCGAGGCGGAGCACCCGCTGTTCATCCTCTACACGTCCGGTACGACGGGGAAGCCCAAGGGCATCCTGCACACCTCCGGCGGCTACCTCACGCAGACGTCCTACACCCACCACGCCGTCTTCGACCTCAAGCCGGAGTCGGACGTGTTCTGGTGCACGGCGGACGTCGGCTGGGTGACCGGGCACTCGTACATCGTCTACGGGCCGCTGGCGAACGGCGCCACCCAGGTCATGTACGAGGGCACGCCGGACACTCCGCACCAGGGCCGCTTCTGGGAGATCGTGCAGAAGTACGGGGTGACGATCCTGTACACGGCGCCGACCGCCATCCGTACGTTCATGAAGTGGGGCGACGACATCCCCGCGAAGTTCGATCTCAGCAGCCTGCGTCTGCTGGGGTCGGTGGGTGAGCCCATCAACCCCGAGGCGTGGATCTGGTACCGCAAGCACATCGGCGCCGACAGCACCCCGGTCGTGGACACCTGGTGGCAGACCGAGACCGGCGCGATCATGATCTCGCCGCTGCCCGGCGTGACCGAGACCAAGCCGGGTTCGGCCCAGCGTCCGCTGCCCGGCATCGCGGCGACCGTCGTCGACGACGAGGGGCACGAGGTGCCGAACGGCGGCGGTGGCTACCTGGTCCTGACCGAGCCGTGGCCGTCGATGCTGCGCACCATCTGGGGCGACGACCAGCGGTTCCTCGACACGTACTGGTCGCGGTTCGAGGGCCGGTACTTCGCCGGTGACGGGGCGAAGAAGGACGAGGACGGGGACATCTGGCTGCTCGGCCGCGTCGATGACGTGATGCTGGTGTCAGGGCACAACATCTCGACGACCGAGGTGGAGTCGGCGCTGGTGTCGCATCCGTCGGTGGCGGAGGCGGCCGTCGTGGGCGCGGTGGACGAGACGACCGGGCAGGCCATCGTCGCCTTCGTGATCCTGCGGGGCTCGGCGTCCGAGGGCGAGAACCTCGTCGGCGATCTGCGTGACCACGTCGGCGCGACGCTCGGGCCGATCGCCAAGCCGAAGCGGATCCTGCCGGTGGCGGAGCTGCCGAAGACCCGCTCCGGCAAGATCATGCGCCGTCTGCTGCGCGACGTGGCCGAGAACAGGCAGCTCGGGGACGTCACGACGCTGACCGACTCCACGGTCATGGAGTTCATCCAGGCCAAGCTCCCCGCGGCGCCGAGCGAGGACTGA